The proteins below come from a single Miscanthus floridulus cultivar M001 chromosome 1, ASM1932011v1, whole genome shotgun sequence genomic window:
- the LOC136475421 gene encoding phragmoplastin DRP1C-like, translating to MATMGSLIGLVNRIQRACTVLGDHGGGGGEGSLWEALPSVAVVGGQSSGKSSVLESIVGRDFLPRGSGIVTRRPLVLQLHKTDGGHEYAEFLHAPRKRFTDFAAVRKEIADETDRITGKTKAISNVPIHLSIYSPHVVNLTLIDLPGLTKVAVEGQPESIVQDIENMVRSYIDKPNCIILAISPANQDIATSDAIKLGRDVDPSGDRTFGVLTKLDLMDKGTNAVDVLEGRQYRLQHPWVGIVNRSQADINKNVDMLSARRKEKEYFESSPEYGHLAHKMGAEYLAKLLSQHLEAVIRAKIPSIIAMINKTIDEIEAELDRLGRPIGGDAGAQLYTILDMCRAFDRVFKEHLDGGRPGGDRIYGVFDNQLPAALKKLPFDRHLSMQNVRKVISEADGYQPHLIAPEQGYRRLIDSSLSYFKGPAEASVDAVHLVLKELVRRSIAATEELKRFPTLQSDIAAAANDNLERFREDGRKTILRLVEMEASYLTVEFFRKLPTEPEKAADKNTPVSDRYQDNHLRRIGSNVSSYINMVCETLRNTIPKAIVHCQVKEAKRNLLNRFYAHVGSKEKKQLSAMLDEDPALMEKRDALVKRLELYKSARNEIDSVAWK from the exons ATGGCGACTATGGGGAGCCTGATCGGGCTGGTGAACCGGATCCAGCGCGCGTGCACCGTCCTCGGcgaccacggcggcggcggcggcgagggctcCCTCTGGGAGGCGCTCCCCTCCGTCGCTGTCGTTGGCGGGCAG AGTTCCGGGAAGTCGTCGGTGCTCGAGAGCATAGTGGGGAGGGACTTCCTGCCCCGTGGATCTG GTATTGTCACGAGGCGGCCTCTAGTGCTGCAGCTCCACAAGACAGATGGTGGGCACGAGTATGCTGAGTTCCTCCACGCCCCGCGGAAGCGGTTCACTGACTTTG CTGCTGTGAGGAAAGAGATTGCCGATGAAACAGACCGCATAACTGGGAAAACTAAAGCTATTTCAAATGTTCCCATCCATTTGAGTATATATTCGCCACATG TTGTTAACTTGACACTTATTGACCTTCCTGGACTGACAAAGGTCGCTGTAG AGGGGCAACCAGAATCTATTGTTCAAGATATTGAAAACATGGTTCGATCTTACATTGACAAG CCAAATTGCATCATTTTGGCTATCTCCCCAGCTAACCAAGATATAGCAACGTCAGACGCTATCAAGCTTGGTAGGGATGTTGATCCTTCAG GTGACAGGACTTTTGGAGTCTTAACAAAGCTTGATTTGATGGACAAGGGTACCAATGCCGTTGAT GTACTTGAAGGGAGGCAATATCGCTTACAACACCCCTGGGTTGGAATTGTCAATCGCTCACAAGCTGATATCAACAAGAATGTTGATATGCTCTCAGCAAGACGCAAAGAAAAAGAGTACTTTGAGAGTAGTCCTGAATATGGTCACTTGGCACATAAAATGGGTGCAGAGTATCTTGCCAAGCTTCTGTCACAG CATTTAGAGGCTGTTATCAGAGCCAAAATTCCAAGTATTATAGCCATGATTAACAAAACAATTGATGAAATAGAAGCCGAGTTGGATCGACTTGGTAGGCCAATCGGAGGTGATGCTGGG GCTCAGTTGTACACAATCTTGGATATGTGTCGTGCATTTGACCGTGTCTTTAAAGAGCACTTAGATGGCGG GCGGCCAGGTGGAGATCGGATATATGGCGTCTTTGACAACCAGTTACCTGCAGCACTGAAAAAGCTTCCATTTGACCGACATCTTTCAATGCAAAATGTTCGTAAAGTTATTTCGGAGGCTGATGGTTACCAGCCCCACTTGATTGCCCCTGAGCAAGGATACAGAAGGCTTATAGATAGTTCTCTAAGCTACTTTAAGGGTCCAGCTGAAGCGTCTGTTGATGCG GTCCATTTGGTCTTAAAGGAGCTTGTTCGGAGATCGATTGCAGCAACAGAG GAATTGAAGCGATTCCCAACACTTCAATCGGATATAGCTGCTGCTGCAAACGATAACCTGGAAAGATTCCGTGAGGACGGACGAAAGACTATTCTTCGTCTAGTAGAGATGGAAGCCAGCTACCTAACAGTAGAGTTTTTCCGTAAACTTCCTACTGAACCAGAGAAAGCAGCTGATAAGAACACTCCAGTGAGTGATAGATATCAGGACAATCATCTCAGAAGAATTG GATCGAATGTGTCATCTTATATTAATATGGTCTGTGAGACTCTGAGGAACACAATTCCAAAAGCCATCGTACATTGTCAAGTGAAAGAGGCAAAAAGAAATTTGCTTAACCGTTTCTATGCTCATGTGGGAAGCAAGGAG AAGAAGCAGCTGAGCGCGATGTTGGATGAGGACCCTGCTTTGATGGAGAAGAGGGATGCCTTGGTCAAGAGGCTAGAGCTGTACAAATCTGCAAGGAATGAGATCGACTCGGTCGCATGGAAATGA
- the LOC136475410 gene encoding threonine dehydratase 1 biosynthetic, chloroplastic-like codes for MAAAATATSASASFPAASLRRDTRRPSCVAAAAAAATTAAEAGLAAVPASPPTPLVRVVPESLQRESGCLVAGFRERGAGAADGEGFGDAAAEGGGPGAMEYLTSVLSSKVYDVAIESPLQLATKLSDRLGVNLWIKREDLQPVFSFKLRGAYNMMAKLPREQLERGVICSSAGNHAQGVALSAQRLGCDAVIVMPVTTPEIKWKSVERLGATVVLEGDSYDEAQSYAKLRCQQEGRTFIPPFDHPDVITGQGTVGMEIVRQLQGPLHAIFVPVGGGGLIGGIAAYVKRVRPEVKIIGVEPSDANAMALSLCHGKRVMLEHVGGFADGVAVKTVGEETFRLCRELVDGIVMVSRDAICASIKDMFEEKRSILEPAGALALAGAEAYCKYYNLKGENVVAITSGANMNFDRLRLVTELADVGRKREAVLATFLPEEQGSFKKFTELVGRMNITEFKYRYDSNAKDALVLYSVGIYTDDELGAMVDRMESAKLRTVNLTDNDLAKDHLRYFIGGRSEIKDELVYRFIFPERPGALLKFLDAFSPRWNISLFHYRAQGETGANVLVGIQVPPAEFDEFKSHAENLGYEYMSEHNNEIYRLLLRDPKV; via the exons ATggcggccgccgccaccgccacctcggcctcggcctcCTTCCCCGCGGCCTCCCTCCGCCGCGACACGCGCAGGCCCTCCTGCgtagccgccgccgcggccgcggcgacgACGGCCGCTGAGGCGGGGCTCGCAGCCGTCCCGGCGTCGCCGCCGACGCCCCTGGTGCGGGTGGTGCCGGAGTCGCTGCAGCGGGAGAGCGGGTGCCTCGTGGCGGGATTCCGGGagcgcggcgcgggcgcggcggatgGCGAGGGGTTCGGCGACGCCGCGGCGGAAGGAGGAGGCCCCGGCGCGATGGAGTACCTCACCAGCGTGCTGTCGTCCAAGGTGTACGACGTCGCAATCGAGTCGCCGCTGCAGCTCGCCACCAAGCTCTCCGACCGCCTCGGGGTCAACCTCTGGATCAAGCGCGAGGACCTGCAGCCG GTGTTCTCATTCAAATTGCGGGGAGCATACAACATGATGGCAAAGCTCCCCCGTGAGCAGTTGGAGAGGGGCGTCATATGCTCCTCTGCTGGAAACCATGCCCAGGGTGTTGCTCTTTCCGCTCAGAGACTGGGATGCGATGCTGTCATCGTCATGCCCGTGACAACACCAGAAATCAAG TGGAAATCAGTGGAGAGGTTGGGTGCAACGGTGGTCCTTGAGGGGGACTCTTATGATGAAGCTCAGTCATACGCAAAATTACGATGTCAGCAGGAAGGCCGCACATTCATACCTCCCTTTGATCATCCTGATGTCATCACTGGACAAGGAACTGTCGGCATGGAAATTGTTCGGCAGCTGCAAGGTCCACTGCATGCAATATTTGTACCTGTTGGAGGTGGTGGATTAATTGGTGGAATTGCTGCCTATGTAAAACGGGTTCGCCCAGAG GTGAAAATAATTGGGGTGGAACCCTCAGATGCAAATGCAATGGCATTATCCTTGTGTCATGGTAAGAGGGTCATGTTGGAGCATGTTGGTGGGTTTGCTGATGGTGTAGCTGTCAAAACTGTTGGGGAGGAAACATTTCGCCTGTGCAGAGAGCTAGTAGATGGCATTGTTATGGTCAGTCGAGATGCTATTTGTGCTTCGATAAAG GATATGTTTGAGGAGAAAAGAAGTATCCTTGAACCTGCTGGTGCCCTTGCATTGGCTGGGGCTGAAGCCTACTGCAAATACTATAACTTGAAAGGAGAAAATGTGGTTGCAATAACTAGTGGGGCAAATATGAACTTTGATCGACTTAGACTAGTAACTGAGCTAGCTGATGTTGGCCGAAAACGGGAAGCTGTGTTAGCTACATTTCTGCCAGAGGAGCAGGGAAGCTTCAAAAAATTCACAGAATTG GTTGGCAGGATGAATATTACTGAATTCAAATACAGATATGATTCTAATGCAAAAGATGCCCTTGTTCTTTACAG TGTTGGCATCTACACTGACGACGAGCTTGGAGCAATGGTGGATCGCATGGAATCTGCAAAACTGAGGACTGTTAACCTTACTGACAATGATTTGGCAAAGGACCACCTTAGATACTTT ATTGGAGGCAGATCAGAAATAAAAGATGAACTGGTTTACAGGTTCATTTTCCCGGAAAGGCCTGGGGCCCTTTTGAAATTTTTGGACGCGTTCAGCCCTCGTTGGAACATCAGCCTTTTCCATTACCGTGCACAG GGTGAAACTGGAGCAAATGTATTAGTTGGTATACAAGTGCCGCCAGCagagttcgatgaattcaagaGTCATGCTGAGAATCTCGGGTACGAGTACATGTCAGAGCACAACAATGAGATATACCGGTTGCTGTTGCGTGACCCAAAGGTCTAA